Proteins from a genomic interval of Micropterus dolomieu isolate WLL.071019.BEF.003 ecotype Adirondacks linkage group LG16, ASM2129224v1, whole genome shotgun sequence:
- the nudt5 gene encoding ADP-sugar pyrophosphatase isoform X2, with the protein MSNSEEPKMTTVPHIVKEELIAAGKWVKLENTTYVDPAGNTRTWETVKRTTRQTNTEADGVGILALLKRTLHKDCVVMVKQFRPPMGCYTLEFPAGLIDEGESAEAAALRELKEETGYKGEVVGITPVTCLDPGLSNCTTQIVMVNINGDETENIHPTQQLGDGEFVEVILLPLDEFQTKIDDLLKKEKIVVDAKVYIFAMGMVQAFFKPRELPILKQ; encoded by the exons ATGAGCAACTCTGAAGAACCCAAAATGACTACTGTTCCACACATAGTGAAAGAAGAG CTCATTGCAGCAGGAAAATGGGTGAAGCTGGAGAATACGACGTACGTGGACCCTGCTGGAAACACCAG AACCTGGGAGACCGTGAAAAGGACAACAAGACAAACCAACACAGAAGCAGATG GTGTTGGAATCCTTGCCCTGCTGAAACGGACGCTCCATAAAGACTGCGTAGTGATGGTGAAGCAGTTTCGTCCTCCTATGGGATGCTACACACTGGAGTTTCCTGCCG GGTTGATTGACGAGGGCGAAAGTGCGGAAGCTGCCGCGCTGAGGGAGCTAAAAGAAGAAACTGGCTACAAAGGCGAAGTAGTAGGAATCACACCAG TGACCTGCCTGGACCCCGGCCTGTCTAACTGCACCACCCAGATTGTCATGGTCAACATTAACGGAGATGAAACGGAGAATATCCACCCAACGCAACAGCTCG GTGACGGAG AATTTGTTGAAGTCATTCTTTTGCCTCTTGACGAATTTCAGACAAAAATAGATG ATCtgctgaagaaagaaaagatcGTGGTGGACGCTAAAGTGTACATCTTCGCCATGGGGATGGTTCAGGCCTTCTTTAAGCCGAGGGAGCTCCCTATACTGAAGCAGTGA
- the nudt5 gene encoding ADP-sugar pyrophosphatase isoform X1: protein MQERRTLVSLFCVKQLATVKYTKKLNEKLWECNLTAELELVAHRSKMSNSEEPKMTTVPHIVKEELIAAGKWVKLENTTYVDPAGNTRTWETVKRTTRQTNTEADGVGILALLKRTLHKDCVVMVKQFRPPMGCYTLEFPAGLIDEGESAEAAALRELKEETGYKGEVVGITPVTCLDPGLSNCTTQIVMVNINGDETENIHPTQQLGDGEFVEVILLPLDEFQTKIDDLLKKEKIVVDAKVYIFAMGMVQAFFKPRELPILKQ, encoded by the exons ATGCAGGAGCGACGAACCCTGGTGTCATTGTTTTGTGTAAAACAGCTAGCTACCGTAAAGTACACAAAGAAACTAAATGAAAAGCTGTGGGAATGTAACTTAACAGCAGAGTTAGAACTTG ttgCCCATAGATCAAAAATGAGCAACTCTGAAGAACCCAAAATGACTACTGTTCCACACATAGTGAAAGAAGAG CTCATTGCAGCAGGAAAATGGGTGAAGCTGGAGAATACGACGTACGTGGACCCTGCTGGAAACACCAG AACCTGGGAGACCGTGAAAAGGACAACAAGACAAACCAACACAGAAGCAGATG GTGTTGGAATCCTTGCCCTGCTGAAACGGACGCTCCATAAAGACTGCGTAGTGATGGTGAAGCAGTTTCGTCCTCCTATGGGATGCTACACACTGGAGTTTCCTGCCG GGTTGATTGACGAGGGCGAAAGTGCGGAAGCTGCCGCGCTGAGGGAGCTAAAAGAAGAAACTGGCTACAAAGGCGAAGTAGTAGGAATCACACCAG TGACCTGCCTGGACCCCGGCCTGTCTAACTGCACCACCCAGATTGTCATGGTCAACATTAACGGAGATGAAACGGAGAATATCCACCCAACGCAACAGCTCG GTGACGGAG AATTTGTTGAAGTCATTCTTTTGCCTCTTGACGAATTTCAGACAAAAATAGATG ATCtgctgaagaaagaaaagatcGTGGTGGACGCTAAAGTGTACATCTTCGCCATGGGGATGGTTCAGGCCTTCTTTAAGCCGAGGGAGCTCCCTATACTGAAGCAGTGA
- the cdc123 gene encoding cell division cycle protein 123 homolog — MKKEQVVNCQFSVWYPIFKKHTIKSQILPLPQNVIDYLLDDGTLVVSGSDHSTQQTHANNSDWNAEEDVQWSDDETTTTVTAPEFPEFTSKVLEAINALGGSVFPKLNWSAPRDANWIALNSSLQCHSLSDIFLLFKSSDFITHDLTQPFLLCSDQDSPDPVINYELVLRKWSELIPGGEFRCFVKENKLIAISPRDYTQYYQHILKQQEQICHAIQDFFSQHIQYNFLDEDFVFDVYRDSQGRVWLVDLNPFGEVTDSLLFSWEELTSGGEITQQQERPAFRYTTSEVTVQPSPCLSYRIPRDFVDLSTGEDAYKLIDFLKLKKSQQEDSEEEEEEEESAPRRHVSSET, encoded by the exons ATGAAGAAGGAGCAAGTTGTCAACTGTCAGTTTTCGGTTTGGTATCCGATATTCAAGAAACATACGATTAAAAG TCAGATTCTGCCACTGCCTCAGAATGTAATAGACTATTTACTGGACGATGGGACACTGGTAGTCTCTGGGAG tGACCATagcacacagcagacacacGCTAACAACAGCGACTGGAATGCAGAGGAAGACGTTCAG TGGTCAGATGATGAGACAACCACCACTGTCACT GCCCCTGAGTTCCCAGAGTTCACTTCTAAAGTGCTGGAGGCCATAAACGCCCTGGGTGGGAGTGTCTTTCCCAAACTCAACTGGAGCGCTCCACGG GATGCTAACTGGATTGCTCTGAACAGTTCCCTGCAGTGTCACAGCCTCAGTGATATATTTCTGCTCTTCAAAAGTTCAGACTTCATCACTCACGACCTCACGCAACC ATTCCTTTTGTGTAGTGACCAGGACTCCCCAGATCCAGTCATAAACTACGAG CTGGTCCTGAGAAAGTGGAGCGAGCTGATTCCCGGTGGAGAGTTTCGCTGCTTcgtcaaagaaaacaaactgatcG CTATCTCCCCGAGAGACTACACTCAGTATTACCAACACATCTTGAAGCAGCAGGAGCAGATCTGTCACGCCATACAGGATTTCTTCAGCCAGCACATCCAGTACAACTTCCTGGACGAAGACT ttGTGTTTGATGTCTACAGAGATAGCCAG GGGAGGGTGTGGTTGGTAGACCTGAACCCGTTCGGAGAGGTGACAGACTCGCTGCTGTTCAGCTGGGAGGAGCTGACGTCCGGTGGGGAAATCACCCAGCAGCAG GAACGCCCGGCGTTTCGCTACACCACAAGCGAGGTGACGGTGCAGCCCAGTCCCTGCCTGAGCTACAGAATCCCACGTGACTTTGTTGACCTCTCAACCGGAGAAGACGCCTACAAACTCATTGACTTCCTCAAACTG AAGAAAAGCCAACAGGAAGattctgaggaggaggaggaagaggaggagagcgcTCCACGGCGACACGTTTCCTCTGAAACCTGA